Genomic window (Musa acuminata AAA Group cultivar baxijiao chromosome BXJ1-9, Cavendish_Baxijiao_AAA, whole genome shotgun sequence):
ACCCTGGAACCCCGCAAGAACCTACATAATTGATTTTACCTATATCAAAGTTACACATTAGTATTCTGCAAAACTGATTTCTCTGAATACACTGTATACCATATAAAAGCTTGAGGCATCTGGTTCTGGTGTAACATGTCAACATGGATTCAGAACATACATCAATGTGCCAAACATGGGAAAACTGAACTTTCTTCAGGCACTGACAATATTCGGGGaagatgattcattttaataagacCACGATATTTTAAAAGAATTTTGCACTGATCCATGGCAATGCTCAATGGAGAGATGGCAAGCAGCAAAAGTAAACCACTCCTTGAGGTTCTTAAAAATCAACCAAAGAGAAGTTGACATATCAGGAGATCCTGAAGTTGACCTGTCTTATTCTTTATATGAACAAAGGCATATTTTCTCGAGTAGCAACAGCCAATCTTCACCAAGTTGCTGTGGGTTCAACTCCATCGCTACCCTAAAATCCTGCAGAGATATCGGGTTGTTTGTCTTCAGCTTTTGCATGTGTTCAGAAATCTTATCACTATTCTGTACATGCATGTGATTTCCTGGCCAAACACCATTAATTGGCTTCTCTTGAGTTTGCTGCTTGAAGACTCCATACTTTGTTTGATCATGACCTGACCTTGTTCCCAGTAATTCAACACATGACCTAATCAAACGCTTCAAATAAACATCTAACCCGTTATTTAATAGATTAGAGCAGTCCAATGTAACTCCTTCCAAGCCATGTCCTGCTGCTATTTTCTCCATCCTTCTCTTCAAAGCCTCCGTATGACATAATTCTCCACGGTCACAACTAAGACTACCACTGCTAGAAGTACTTACAAAAGGCAAAGATCTCCGTGCCCCACCCAAACTTGCAGGACAGAAAGGGATTCCAAGTGGAGCCTGGAAAGGACCTCTCTTGGAGCTCAAGTCATTAGCTCGTTCCAAATCTTCTGCATCTTCCTTTACAAACTCGATCAAACCCTTGTGATCTACATGAGCTTGATCATGAAGTGCCATATTTTCTCTCCGTGGTCGCTTTGCAGGATGATCTAAAGGGACACCTTGATGATGCTGCATCGATCTCTTCGAATCGCAAGGATTAATGACATCATTCTCTCGGACGATTTGATGGGAAGTTGCATGTAACCTTCCATTCTGTCCAAGAGAACTAGGACGGTCTTTGATCCTCCCATCTCGAATGCATGACCTGACTTTGCAAGGGGACGGTGGCAAGATGTTCCCATTGGACCATATAGTGTTCTTCGACATTGAGGCTGCCAGATCATCATCTGTGCTTTCATCTTCAGATGATTTCGTTCCAACAGCTCCGATGGGCTTCAAAGCATCTTTCCCAAGTCCAAGTGGCGGTGGGTGTTTCACCAGGAAGGCATTCTTGAGGATCGAGCGAATAAGATGGTTGTGCAAATGGATGTTCTCACGTCCGAGGACCAAAAGGCAATACTTGTTGAAGTCTGGTTTGCTCAGCTTTTGAGCTAACAACTGATTGACATAGCTGAAATATTGCTGAGACCGCTCAGGGCCAAGATTTTTGGCTATCTGTGACTTGACGTCACCAAGATTGATCCGGGTGTGATGAGAAGGCTGCGGTGTCGGCATCTCTCAATGCACGGCGGCCATATAACTCACCAGATGAACAAAATTACTGTTCGCCCTTCGATTCTTCCACTCTCTTCTCTGAAACTCCAGAAGAACTAAATCTTGATCCACTTCCAGAGGATTCCGAGAGCTATAATCAGTCTCCTTCTCCTTAGCTTCGAACAACCAGGCGAAAGTCTCATCTCCGGGGCACAAAACCCTAGCGCTAGAAGGGACTATAAGAATCCACTAAGTGAGCAATGATCCCGAGCTCGAACCAAGTCAAAAGGCCTCGCACGATAGGAGAATTGCGATCAAGCTAGATCAAAACCCTAGAAGAACTGAACCCAACTGAAGGAACAACCGATTTCGGGGCCAGAAGCTCGAGAAAGATGCCATTGTTGCAGACCAAATGCACAAAGCAAACACTAGGAAGATCGATTCCATGCTCCGAGAGGGAAGACCCAACATCAGCGAGGCGGATCCCGTTGGTAGTTGGAGGGCGGGAGGAGGAGATTTCAAAGCGAGAGCGAGGGGGCGGGGAAGCGCGGGCGAGGGAGCGGAGCGAGCGAGAAGAGATCGAACCTCGGAGACAGGAATGCAGGGAGAAACGCCGGCCAAGGGGGGCGCTGCGATTCCAAGCGCGAAGCCTGCTCCAATTCTCCCTTCCCTCGCTCTTCTCTCTcgacttcctcctcttcttcttcttcttcctcttcttctccttcttcttcccgcACGCTACGTCGGCTCTAGGCGACTTCGTCTTCAGCTGGCGCGGCTGGCGCGGCGGTGTGGAATTGGATTGGATTGCTTCTGATGACGACTCCTCCTCGATCGATGCGGAGGCaaaacaaaagagaaagaaaaagataaaaataaaaaataaaacacttCCGCTCGCCCCTCCTCTTCCCGTTCTCCTCCCCACCCCCCTTCTTTTTTTtgcttaatataatatttttaaaattgacataaatacattattattattattattattattattactattttattattatcgTCGTAAATATATGTCTTAGTTAAAGttgttttatctttttatattatatatttaaaaaatatatagcaTTACACAGTTTGACTGTGTATAGAGTgttaaagtttatatatatatatatatatatatatatatatatatatagagagagagagagagagagagagagagagagagagagagagagagagagagagagagagagagagagagagagtccagtAACTGTTTTGTGGGTAACTcaattcaaaatatttatgtgTGTAAGAGAGCATATCATAAATTGAATCCCATATGTATCATTAAAATAGATGTTTGGACTTGCCAAATATAATCACACGTTAAGCCCAAGTCGACAAGTAAGTAACAGAGGATGTTAAAACTTATAAATATATTAGATTCTTTTTTGAAGACTTAAAATTTTGGAACTTGTCATCATCCAATCACAAAACATTTATCAGACCGCATTAATCACATGGATATCTTCACAGATATATCACAATTATCGATGCGAGTATTTAGATAGAAATTTAAGATAACCGTGCTATAACAAATATAAGTTTTGTGGAGCACAAAGCTATCACTAACTTCACAAAACTTCAATAGGCCATATCCTTATAAAAGTCTATTTtataagtatatatgtatatatatgtatatatgtatgtatatatatgtatgtatatatatgtatatatgtatatatgtatacatatatatgtataaatatatgtatacatatacatatatatgtatacatatacatatatatgtatacatatacatatatatgtatatatatatatatatatgtatacatatatacatacatatttatatttatatatatgtatacatatatagatacatatatacatatacatatatatatatatatatatatatatatatatatatatatacacacatatatatgtacatatatatacatacatatatatatacatatatatgtacatatatatatacatatatatatatacatatatatatatatgtatatatacatatgtgtgtatatatatatatatatatacatatacatatacatatatatacatatatatatacatatatatatttatacatatatatatatacatatatacatatacatatatatatatacatatatatacatatatatatatatacatatacatatatatatatacatatatatatatatatatacatatatatatatgtatatatatatatgtatatatatatatatgtatatatatgtatatatatatatgtatatatatatatatgtatatatatatatgtatgtatatatatgtatgtatatatatatatatatatgtatatatatatatagtatcccTATTTCTTATAgtcatataaatatattttatctttcacTGTCCATTGTCTTTGCCTCTGctcataatattataaaaaatataaaaataagcgATAAGCTGATAACCGAGTAAGGACAAGGACATTtatgaaattataaaaatttatagaGTACTATATGAAAAAACTAAAACAAGGGATATCAAACGAGAAAAAAATGAAGagttattttatgaaatcacCCTACTATATATAATTGGTGTTTATCCCCAAAAATCTAtattttcttgcattcaaagagtatatatatgtatgttgttgaatttcggattttgatgataaaattaattgatgggttaattgatctaatccatattattgagttaagtgtgcaggattaactacgataacctgaaaacataaagcaagaataccagagtcaagtttgatggacgtttaagagtccgaagaatcgtcggagatgctgttggaaccaatcgagaagaaatcaggaacttgtcagaattttcgaaagttcgctaaAGAGATcaacggaggttcgcggagatcaccgaaaaGACTcaactactcgttgaagtcgtcacaagatcaggagcctattgggagtccgtcggaagaaatccgagggcatatcggaagtccgctggaagtttgtcggaaagcttgccggaacatgactcgacgttcgcggttgaaaacttgcttgggatgtttttagttatgtagttcacatgtaattaggattaggattaaaagataatcctatatcttggttaggggccaactgggcccaaaattagacttggtttgggttgaacttaaagcccaacctgtgaaccaaagggtttggcggtggcgccgcccagcacccaagagccaggcggtggcaccgcttggctgggcagtggcaccatcagtacactgtcagtgttagacactgacaggcggtggcaccgcaagcatcgggaaccaaagagaatttaaattttggagcccaaatttgaatcctcttgaggcctataaatacccctcaattctcaactgagattacaactttttgagaagcaattgattgagagaaatgtcttagaaaagtctgagcaagtcttgttttcaatttgctagagtgttcacctccttctttcttgctgaaaatttataagagtgtgaaccgcttgtaaaaagttgtaagaagggtatttgcccttccccttcaagagatttgctagtggaaggtgggagcctcatcgaagagggcctcgcaagtggatgtaggtcatttgaccgaaccactttaaaatcggcgtgatctctggtttgcattttattatcgctatttacattattgcaaacctttttacgtgctttatttcctcattatctttgctgcatacctttacgaacacgcgttcaagttaagcttttcaagttcagtttttatcgtatcaaaagatttgttgaaaccaaagttttaatccgttgcactaattcaccccccctcttagtgccgctccgatcctaacaattggtatcagagcaaggctcactctcatatttggtttgatattcaagagagatggcttactccggcatacatgagggtcattctatcacacgtccacccatgtttaatgggttagattatacttattggaagactcgtatgaggatcttcctcatttccatggatttcgagctttggactattgtcgaaaatggatttcaaaaatcttctcttccgataagcgaatggaatgaatcggagaagaaggtttttgctttaaacgcaaaggctatgaatgccttgttttgtgcactagacaaaaatgaatttaatcgtgttttaatttgtgattcggtttttgatatttggagaactcttgaggtcactcatgaaggcactagccgagtgaaagagtccaaaataaacatccttgtgcactcttacgaatttttccgaatgaaaccaagtgagtctatcggagacatgtatacccggttcacggatgtcatcaatggactcaaagctcttggtaaagattttactaactttgaactagtaactaaaatcttaagatccctccctaaaagttgggatccaaaagttacggctattcaagaggccaaagaccttaaaacattccttcttgaagaacttattgagtctctaatgacctatgaaatgatatgttaagctcatgacgagctcgagaacccccttccaaagaacaggaaggatatgacactcacatcataagaagatcacttgaaaggaacatcaagtgatgaggacagtgacaatgacattgcacttttgactcaaaaatttaaaaaatatttaagaaagaacaaatttaaaaataatacaaaaaataaatttgaacacaagaaggaccaagtgatttgctatgagtgtaaaaaatcgggacactacaagaatgattgtcctcaagccaaaaagagaacatcaaagaagaagacgctcaaggcaccgtgggatgattcaagcgcgtccgaagaagaggagtccaacaccgagcaagttgctcattacgccctaatggctatcgggaaagaggtaacgaatttaattgatgcagatttatcatatcatgaattattaaatgccttccatgagttatttgatgaatgtaagacaattagtagaaaatacaaattgctaaaaaaggagcatgatagtctcacttgtaattttgataaattaaagattgaatatcatgatagtttagctccatgtataaaatgtcatgatctagaaactctccaaaaggagaacttgctacttaaggacaccttgaagaaatttgaggttgatagtaagtctttaaacatgatccttacaaataagggtcatgttcctaaaagaagtggaatcggatttgtgagaagtcctcaccaaaatccaaccaccttcattaaaggccttgacttacatgttcggcaccaaagcaattgcaacttttgttgcaaatatgaacataaaacttataaatgtctattcaagaaaattagtctgaacaaactaatttgggttcctaaaggaactatgatcaattctatgcaatatgatgaataagtcagatcagtttttaaggcacccaaaagaaaatgggtacctaaaaataatctattcttatagaaacatacacaatcacaagctaggaggaagagatggtatctcgatagtggattctcaagacatatgactggagatccatctcatttctctatgctcactagcaaagaagaagggtacgtcaccttcggagacaacaaccaaggcaaaatcattggcaatggaaccataggtaacaaattaaaattttctattgatgatgtcttactagttgatggattgaaacataatctcttgagtgttagtcaattatgcgataaaggttatatcgttagatttgaatcaaatgtgtgtattattgaaaaaccaaaccataacataactatgattgcattcaaacaaaataatgtctacaccatcaaccttgatgaactaagtaatgaaatgtgcttctccactttaaatgatgatgcttggctttggcataggagactaggccatgcaagcatgaaactaatatttaagatctcatctagagaattagtatgaggaattccaaatatgaagtttattaaggacaaagtatgcgatgcatgtcaactaggtaaacaaataaaaactagtttcaaaccaaaaattcaaattagtaccactagaccattacaattgatttatttggacttatttggaccaattgacacgacaagcctaggaggaagtaaatatacgtttgtaattgtggatgactatactagatacacttggatatatttcttagctcacaaaagtgattgtttcaagtgtttctctaaattttgtaaactcactcaaaacgaaaaaggcttcatgatttcatcaatttggagtgatcacggtggcgaatttcaaaaccgtgactttcaaaatttttgtgaagttaatggatacaatcacaacttctccactccgagaaatcctcaacaaaatggagtagttgaaagaaaaaatagaaacatacaagaaatgacaagaacgatgttaaatgaacatagtctacccaagtatttttgggccgaagccgtgaatacggcttgctacatcatgaatagggttctaataagaccgtccttatcaaaaactccctatgaattatggaataacaaaaaaccaaatgtttcctattttaaagttttcggttgtaaatgctttattttgaataaaagggatgccttaggaaaatttgatgctaaatccaatgaaggcatcttttttagttactcttccgtttctaaggcttttcaggtttttaacaaaagaaccttagtaatagaagagtctattcatgtagtttttaataaaatttctaatttaaagaaaaataattttgatgatgatcttggttttgataatttgaatttaaataaaccccctcctcaaaatagcaacttggatgtaccttcttccgaaatttccttacccaaggaatggaagtatatagatgctcatccaaaggagctaattataggagatacatcaaaaggggttcaaactcgttcctctttcaagaatttttgtgctaacaccgccttcctttctcaaatcgaacctaaatgcattgacgaggccttaaaagatgatttttgggttattgcaatgcaaaaggaattaaatcaatttgagaggaataaggtatggaagcttgttcctagacctagtgaccatttagtcattggtactaaatggatctttagaaacaagcaagatgaaaatagtatcgtggttagaaacaaggctagattagtggccaaaagtttcaaccaagaagaaggtatcgactacgaagaaaccttcgctcctatggcaagattagaaatcattaggatgctccttgtctatgctagtagtaataattttaaactgtttcaaatggatgtcaaaagtgccttcttgaatggttttctttccgaagaagtatatgtcgaacaacctcctggatttgaaaattctcttcttcctaatcatgtattcaaattgactaaggctctttatggcttgaaacaagctcctagagcttggtatgaaaggcttagttcctttcttattttaaacaattttaccaaaggcaaggttgatactacattgtttatcaaacattttgaaaataattttcttattgtgcaaatttatgttgacgatattatttttggctcttcggataaatcactatatgaatcatttgccaaatgtatgagtcatgaatttgaaatgagtttaatgggtgaattaactttctttttaggattacaaatcaaacaacttagtgatggtatatttcttaatcaatctaaatatacattagaattgataaaacgatttaacatggataattcaaaagcaataaacacccctatgagtacttcgactaagttagatatggatgaaaacagtgaaaattttgatcaaaaaacatataggggaatgataggtagtctactctacctcaccacaactagaccggatattatgtttagtgttggactttacgctaggtttcaatctaatcctaaattatctcatcttaagagtgttaaaagaatatttaggtatcttaaaggaactccaaatttaggattgtggtatccaaaatctgaaaaattcgatttagtagcttatgcagatgccgattttggcggatgcaggatagatagaaaaagtacatctggaacatgccaatttttaggacatgcacttgtttcttggacttccaagaaacaaaattcagttgcactatctacggcagaagccgaatacattgctgcaagtgcatgctgtgcacaagttgtttggatgaaaatacattagaagactatggaattcacttcaaaaatgttcctataaaatatgataatactagtgtcatatgtcttaccaaaaatccaattcagcactctagaactaagcatatcgatattaggcatcatttcataaacgatcatgtccttaataataatgttgttttagaatttattgacacaaagcatcaattggcagatatttttacaaaagcattaaatgaagaccaatttgaattcattagaagggaactaggcatgttaaattgtccttgaaaataagcttgtttgaatatattttccgaaaaatgtctcttccttttcctttcttctatggatttgacttcatcattctccttcgattcaaaatgacatattgaagtacaactcattatcttaacctatcttgagtcaaacacctctgaaaaacaaaagggggaagaaagatttttttttttcttcttcttcttccgcagcacgccagtggtggcaccgccaaaccgacggtagcaccgcctgagcactcgggcgccaggcggtggcaccgcccgagacaccctttaaataccgaagggttagggccggcggtgacaccgcccctaaCCCGTGAATacctccctcaaactctcccaaaatcttcctaactctcattctaacctctagaagtcttggagagggattcttattggtccaagctctccatcctccaagaaacactccataaggtaaaatctttccttccccttctcattgttttacctactcattacaatttcatattttttttctttcatcttgtctagataatggctcctaagagatcaaaagagaaaaagattgaaggagattcatatgaccacgatctttttagatccaaagaagtggcccttaggtttccaaaattcgaaacaagatgtatccataagggtaaacacgttgatcttaatgaattaggagacttagaacccattaggtggtttgctcatctagaggccctacctctcctacaaatagatgaaccaatttatcctaggttagttaggtcttttatgcaaacttatgggtagataacgatagcctaagtacttaccttttaggaacacaaattaggatttttgatagtactatttgtgaactaattggaatcactgaaaaagataggggctgctattttagagatAAATGGGATGTTaacataatcggagcaacttacaccgaagctgtcgaaactatttttgcaaactcggacctcggaataatacccaagagttgcgaacacttactaccttttaactctaagattcttcatcatatcataacaagcatactattccctaaacaatttcatcttgatgaaatgagtcaaatagagataagcacaatgtattggattatgaccggtcaacataactgttttggatactcaatccggcaacacatgcagtatattatagctaaag
Coding sequences:
- the LOC103973185 gene encoding uncharacterized protein LOC103973185, with translation MPTPQPSHHTRINLGDVKSQIAKNLGPERSQQYFSYVNQLLAQKLSKPDFNKYCLLVLGRENIHLHNHLIRSILKNAFLVKHPPPLGLGKDALKPIGAVGTKSSEDESTDDDLAASMSKNTIWSNGNILPPSPCKVRSCIRDGRIKDRPSSLGQNGRLHATSHQIVRENDVINPCDSKRSMQHHQGVPLDHPAKRPRRENMALHDQAHVDHKGLIEFVKEDAEDLERANDLSSKRGPFQAPLGIPFCPASLGGARRSLPFVSTSSSGSLSCDRGELCHTEALKRRMEKIAAGHGLEGVTLDCSNLLNNGLDVYLKRLIRSCVELLGTRSGHDQTKYGVFKQQTQEKPINGVWPGNHMHVQNSDKISEHMQKLKTNNPISLQDFRVAMELNPQQLGEDWLLLLEKICLCSYKE